The Epinephelus lanceolatus isolate andai-2023 chromosome 8, ASM4190304v1, whole genome shotgun sequence genome includes a window with the following:
- the LOC117258197 gene encoding oxysterol-binding protein-related protein 2-like yields MNNEDEFFDAVTGLDSDESYEGVSEASFQDALVFDSSSQKNNGSVPQENGIKKHRTSLPAPMFSRSTISVWSILKKCIGMELSKITMPIVFNEPLSFLQRITEYMEHTYLINRASSLPDSIERMRAVAAFAVSAVASQWDRTGKPFNPLLGETYELIREDQGYRLVSEQVSHHPPVSAFHAESLVGDFVFHGSIYPKLKFWGKSIEAEPRGTITLELLKHNEAYTWSNPSCCIHNVILGKLWIEQYGTVEIVNHSTGDKCVLTFKACGMFDKELHKVEGYIQDKNKKKHCVIYGKWTECMWSVDPQAYEAHRKSEKKGDIKKNKHEEQERAENDDADDMPEIQETVSVVPGSTLLWRIDSRPEHSAMMYNFTNFAMSLNELEPGMEAILAPTDCRFRPDIRAMENGNMDEASREKERLEEKQRAARKERAKNEEEWSTRWFQLGTNPYTNAPGWLYTGGYFSRNYKDLPDIY; encoded by the exons ATGAACAATGAGGATGAGTTCTTCGACGCCGTCAcag GCCTGGATTCGGACGAGTCGTATGAAGGGGTGTCGGAGGCCAGTTTCCAAGATGCGCTTGTGTTTGACAGCAGCAGTCAGAAGAACAACGGATCGGTGCCACAGGAGAACGGCATCAAGAAACACAG gACGTCATTACCTGCACCCATGTTTTCCAGAAGTACCATCAGTGTCTGGAGTATCCTGAAAAAATGCATCGGAATG GAACTCTCGAAGATCACGATGCCCATTGTCTTCAACGAGCCTCTGAGCTTCCTGCAGAGAATCACAGAATACATGGAACACACTTACCTCATCAACAGAGCCAGCTCGCTGCCTGACTCCATAGAACGCATGCGG GCAGTAGCTGCTTTTGCTGTGTCAGCAGTTGCGTCTCAGTGGGACCGAACTGGAAAACCCTTCAACCCTCTGCTGGGAGAGACCTATGAGCTAatcag AGAGGATCAGGGTTACCGGCTGGTATCGGAGCAGGTATCCCATCATCCCCCAGTCAGTGCCTTCCATGCAGAAAGTCTGGTCGGGGACTTTGTCTTCCACGGCTCCATCTACCCCAAACTCAAGTTCTGGGGGAAGAGCATCGAGGCTGAGCCTAGAGGGACCATCACACTAGAGCTACTCAA GCACAATGAGGCGTACACATGGAGTAACCCTTCCTGCTGCATACACAACGTCATCCTTGGCAAACTATGGATAGAGCAGTATGGCACAGTGGAAATCGTCAACCACAG CACTGGAGACAAGTGCGTGTTGACTTTTAAGGCCTGTGGGATGTTTGACAAAGAGCTGCACAAAGTGGAAGGATACATCCAGGATAAGAA TAAAAAGAAGCACTGTGTCATCTACGGGAAGTGGACCGAGTGCATGTGGAGCGTGGACCCTCAGGCCTACGAGGCTCACAGGAAGTCAGAGAAGAAAGGAGACATCAAAAAGAACAAACAT GAGGAGCAAGAGAGAGCGGAGAACGATGATGCAGACGACATGCCTGAAATCCAGGAGACGGTATCCGTTGTGCCAGGAAGTACTCTGCTGTGGAGGATAGATTCCAGACCGGAGCACTCTGCCATG ATGTACAACTTCACCAACTTTGCAATGTCGCTCAATGAGCTGGAGCCCGGCATGGAGGCCATCTTGGCGCCCACAGACTGTCGCTTCAGGCCTGACATCAGAGCCATGGAGAATGGCAACATGG ATGAGGCCAGTagggagaaggagagactggaggagaaacagagagCTGCCAGAAAGGAGAGAGCCAAGAATGAGGAGGAGTGGTCTACTAG GTGGTTCCAGCTGGGCACAAATCCATACACCAATGCCCCGGGCTGGCTGTATACCGGAGGCTACTTCAGTAGGAACTACAAAGACCTGCCTGATATCTACTGA